A genomic region of Pseudomonas sp. KU43P contains the following coding sequences:
- the phoU gene encoding phosphate signaling complex protein PhoU: MINKESLTHHISQQFNAELEEVRSHLLAMGGLVEKQVNDAVTALIEADSGLAQQVREVDEQINQMERNIDEECVRILARRQPAASDLRLIISISKSVIDLERIGDESTKIARRAIQLCEEGESPRGYVEVRHIGDQVRNMVRDALDAFARFDADLALSVAQYDKTIDREYKTALRELVTYMMEDPRSISRVLSVIWALRSLERIGDHARNISELVIYLVRGTDVRHMGLKRMKAEVEGNAGVEAEIANVPAEPDDK; this comes from the coding sequence CGCCGAACTCGAAGAGGTGCGCAGCCACCTCCTGGCCATGGGCGGCCTGGTCGAAAAGCAGGTCAACGACGCGGTCACCGCGCTGATCGAGGCCGACTCGGGCCTTGCCCAGCAGGTGCGTGAGGTCGATGAGCAAATCAACCAGATGGAGCGCAACATTGACGAGGAGTGCGTGCGCATCCTCGCTCGCCGGCAGCCGGCAGCCTCCGACCTGCGCCTGATCATCAGCATCTCCAAGTCGGTGATCGACCTGGAGCGTATTGGTGATGAATCGACCAAGATCGCCCGCCGTGCCATCCAGCTGTGCGAGGAAGGCGAGTCGCCACGTGGCTACGTCGAGGTGCGCCATATCGGCGACCAGGTGCGCAACATGGTGCGCGATGCGCTCGATGCCTTCGCCCGCTTCGATGCCGACCTGGCATTGTCGGTGGCCCAGTACGACAAGACCATCGACCGCGAGTACAAGACCGCCCTGCGTGAGCTGGTGACCTACATGATGGAAGACCCGCGCTCGATCTCGCGGGTACTGAGCGTGATCTGGGCCCTGCGTTCGCTGGAGCGTATCGGCGACCACGCGCGCAACATCTCGGAGCTGGTGATTTACCTGGTACGCGGCACCGACGTGCGCCACATGGGCCTCAAGCGCATGAAGGCGGAAGTCGAAGGCAATGCTGGCGTGGAGGCTGAAATCGCTAATGTTCCGGCTGAACCGGACGATAAATAA